cctgcttcttcctctcccactccccctgcttgtgttccctctctctctctctgtcaaataaataaaatcttttaaaaaaaaaaggctattttaaatgtttcaggaGCAaagattacaaaatatttttcttttactttactgAATCTAAGGAAGGTGATCAATGTATGAGGAACTTTTTTCatgagagagatagtgagagagaagTGTTCTTAAATAATCATAGAGTGCAGCTAAGTATttctccaaaggatacaaacatagtgatttgaaggggcacctgcaccccaatgtttatagcagccgtgtccacaatagccaaatgatggaaagaggccagatgtccactgatggatgaatggataaagaagatgtggtacacacacacacacacacacacacacacacacacacactggaatattactcagccattaaaaagaatgaaatcttaccatttggaaagacatggatggaactagaggatattatgccaagtgaaataagtcactcaaagaaaaacaaatgtatgatttcactcatatgtgaaatttaagaaacaaaatagatgaacataggggaagggaaggaaaaataaagtaagatgaaaacagagagggaggcaaaccatcagagacttaactctaggaaacaaactgagggttggtggaggggatgtgggtgggggatgagataactgggtgatgagcatgaaggagggcacgtgatggaatgagcgctgggtgtcgtatgcaactgatgaatcactgaacactacctctgaaactaataatacactataggttaattaaattgaatctaaatttaaaaaatttaaaaagaaagataaaataaaataaataaccttaGACTGCAGATCTTTCTATGAAACACAGAAAATTCAGAGACAATTAAGGAACTAATCCTTTGACTATACAAGAGTTAAAAATCTCTGCATATAAAAATTGCCATAAAGTCAAAGACAAAAGgcaaacaggaaaagaaatatttccaagaaGGTACAAGGTACTACCTATGTAAATGTgagttctaaataaataaaaaaactagCAAAAAACAGGCATAGGACAAGGACACACATTTTgcagaaaaaaagttaaactttgCATTTAAACAAAGGAACACATGCTTACTGTttgtcataaattttaaaatgcaacaaaacaataatgagttgggtttttttttatttatctgttaggCAAATATTACAAAGTTGGCATGGGGGAGGGGTTATTGATGAGAGAGTAAATCAGTATCATTCCTTTGAAAGGCAACTTggaaatatatagtaaaattaaACTTCCTTAAACCCAtcaatccagcaatcccatttcaaGGCATTTATCCTACAGACACCATGCGCACAAAGAAATATGCAGAAGAGTATTTATTGCAATGTTGCCTGTATTTGAAAAGTctagaaataacctaaatgtctatcaagaGAGAAGTGGTTCAGTACATTTTGGCACATCCATACACAAGGGAACATACGGCAGGCACAATCTGTAGGTATTGATCGGACATATTCTCCGCATCAGATTACCAAGAAAAACCCCCAAGATCCAAGAAGTGTGCACAGCGTGAACATGCAAGATATATCGTGTCTATGCCTCGGTTATATTTCGGAAAGATAAGACTACGGTAAGAGTAGCTGTCTCTCAAAGGGGTCTGGGAAATGGAATATCTGTGTTGGCAGAAAAAGATTCACCTTCCATGCATATCCTTTCAAATTTTCGCATATGCATGTgttcatgtttttattaaaatcctttaaagaaagAACCAGTGATGAACATAATACACCCCAGATAATTCTGATACAAAGCCAGTTTGGGGGCTGCTTGTCCTAGATTAAATCTGTGCTCTCTCATTTGACAGCCCCTCAATCTAATCCCAGAGGAAGTGAGGATGAACCACAGGTTAGTGTGGCCTCTAGACAAGTAATGATTGCAAGTGTTATCCCGTGGGCCGGGGCCTCTGCTAAGCCCTTTACACCCAAGGTCTCACTGGGTCTTCATCATGAACCTGTGGAATGAACACTAATACGATTCTCATTTTTCTGTGAGGACCATAAGGAGTAGTCTAGATTCTGAAACAAGTCTGCCTAGCTCCAGTCTCGCTGCCTCACCATGCTGGAATCATAAAGTGCTGCTGTCATTTCCTTGTgcagaaaacaataaattatcATAATGTTTCAATTCCATTCAAAGCAACAAAGTTTTACAGAATGTCTACCTATAGGGCCAAGACCTGGAATGGAATGTTCACCAACTTAGGCCAGGACTCCTACCCTTACTAGCTGTTGCCACATACTGGCTATTATCTGGACTGGCTTTGGACAAGTCTCACCATCTGTAAAACAGCTACTATATGGTACAGAGTTTTAGCTTGCGTTATTACTATTCAtcaaaaacagatgaaataaatattgatttgTTCCCCATTTTACATAAGGTATTTGATCCTATGAATGATCAAGCAAATTATTGTAAAGGGCCACACTCGATCTCCCGAGAGCTCCAGGGATGGAGACCATATGTAATTTCCAATAATGAGCAGAACCTTTGGAAGCAATGTAGAAACCCAGTAACTTCTAAGATAGAGAAGATCACCACCAAGACGATAAAGCCCTGCAGTCTATgtattaaaatgcttttttttttaaactcttatgccttgatatgtttattttcatttgatagCAAAATTACACGGAATATTTTACAAAGATTTATTACAGAAAGGGAGTGATTTCAGCTCCTAACAGCTGTAGAATCCAAATGTAAACAGAATAGGGTATCAATACAAATGATATTAGCAAGTAAGATATTGCTACATCTCTGTGTAAAACTATAAGCCTCTTAAAACCATAACCCTGACAGTTCACAATCAGAAGGACTCTAGTATACCAGACCAAGTTGTTGGCTAAGTAGATTACAACCTAGTTAAATCAGAAATGAGTAACTTAAATGCTTGCATTCACATAAGTGGTCAGTTTTGTGTTATAAAGATCAAATCATTTACAtctattttttcaatattatattttaatattttcccactAAAATCATTATCACTTCTGTATTCTTTATTATATCCGTTATTTGCCTTATTGTGACATTGCGTTATTTGGAACTTTATGTAGCTCTTGAAATAccttttttaatcaaaataatcttCTAAATCAATATTTGGATCTAGCAGATCTTCTCCATATGATGAAAGATCTGTCtgatttaaaattaagttttcaaatgtttcttctaaGTCTGTTTCACCAATTAAGACAGCTCCCATCATTCGCCCATTCTGCATGACGACTTTGACGTATTCTTGTCCTTTAGTACATCTCAGCATTAATTCATGATCTGAACCTAAGCCCTGTGCGTTGTATTTTCCCAGCAATACAACCTTATAGTTAAAAAATTTTGTTACATGCGCAAAAAGTTCAAAGCTGAAGTCCATGTCAATAGATTCTCCTAAGCTAGCGGCAGCCATGCACTTCGCTGCATACCATCCCATCTGTCTAGCCTGGGTCCACAGCCTCATCTGCTGCCAGACCGGGCTGGGCCGCCAGGACGCGGTGCAGACGTCACCCGCGGCGTAGACATCAGGGAGAGACGTGTGCATGTGAGCGTCCACCTTCAGGCCGCCGTCTTCTCCTAGAGCAAAATTGTTGCCACAGAGGAAAGGTTCTGTATTTGGTGTAACTCCTGTAGCACTGACAATGAAATCACAGCCGTATATCTTTTCATTAGTCAATTCCACATATACAGGCCATACCTCTTTATCAGTTGTGACTGACTGATCAGAATGGTCTCTGGGAAAAGGCAAggactttttcttagaaattcTAAATTCTTCCTGAAGGAAGATTTTCTTTACTTCACAGACAGTTTCAATGTGAATCTTACGAGAAAACTCTTTTGCACCTTTAAGATTCAAGCCTTCATGCCAATCAGGTCCCAAGGCACTGCCCATATTACCAGCACCagttttggtttgtgtttcctttttccttccttcagttgtatatttagttcttttatgtGCAATTCTAGCCTCTGGTTTTTCAGCAATGAGCTTTGAAGTCAAGAATTCAGCTGCTCCTGCATCAAAGAAAGTATTCCCAATAGCTTTATCTTTAATGGCCCAAATGACTTCACAGCCTTCAATTTCATACACCAGTTCAAGTGCAATGCCGCCATTCCCTATGATCACTATTCTCTTAGCTTTAGTAAGCTGTTTCTGAAATTCCTGAGCACTGTCCGTATCACGGATTCCTAACACGTAAGGATTTCCTTCGCACACCAACTTCGGCGCAGCTCCAGCACACAGACAGAGTTTCTCATACACAAGCTGACTGCCGTCTCCCGTTACAACACAATGTTCTTTACTCTTCAGTTGCTTCACTCCAGATTCTATAATCTTAATGTTGGGCAAGCGATTTTCTAACATGGTTTTCGATTGCTCTTCAACATCAAACTCCTCCAAGACTTTAGAAACCTGCTTGAAATTTGTAACTGCTTTAATAACAGGAGAAGCTGTTACCAGGAGAATATCTTCTGATGGAAACTGAATAGCCAACTGCTCAGCGCAAGTGACACCTGCGATGCCACCGCCGACCACCACAAACTTCCCCATCGTCGAGGGAGGGCGCGCTGCTTCCATGCTCTCAGACTCCTAGTGATTTACTTACAACCGGTGGGAGAGCCGCAGAAGTTTGTATTCCGGGAGCGGAAGCAAAGCTGCCGGCTCTATGTATTAAAATTCTTGATTTCTACCACGTTCTTTCCATTTCAAGCAATTATTCTTCATTAAGAAGGCAAATTCTAAACCTTGGCAGCCATCACATTTAGAACCGCCAAGGAAAAGATGTGAAACTGCCACCCACCCAAGCCCAGAACTGAAAAAATTTTCACTGCTTTCCCCAACTGACATTGACTGAGACCAATTTATATGCCAAATGTGGTGCAGTAGGATAGGACTGAAGTTCctccactagactgtgagctcctcaagAGTAGACATGACTGTTGCACCACTGCATTGAGTCCCGTACAGCAAACATTTGTTCATGACTGGTTGGATGTtcatgatggatggatggttggatgggcggatggacagatggatggatggacggatagacagatggatggatggatggatggatggatggatggatggatggatggatagacggtcggacggacggacagacggacggatggatggatggatggttggatggttggatggatggatggatggatggataaatgaataattatagtTTGGATTTTTTACTGAAAATAGTAACTGCATATCTTAgtttgtaatataaaatataatcctTTTATAAAAGGCCATTGGTAGAAGGCAAAAGGCATAGGATTTGGAGTCCAGAAGTTTGGTATTAAAACTCAGGTACTTGCTGGTGCTGTTACTCTCAGCAATTTATATATACACCACTAACTACAGCCTCctcctctttaaaatgtaaaatgttaacacaCAGTAGTGGCATCTCATAAAGTAGCTTCTGCAGTCTGTGCAtaagacaaaaagcaaaattacCCTTGAAAACCTCTTAAATCACCCACAGAATATCATATGCATAGCTTTGTGGTAGTGTATTATTTCCCTATACAGAGCCAGCTTCTCCCACGGTACTAGTTCATAGTTTCTTTGATTGAGTACCAGAAAAATAGTTCATATTTTTGAGCCAAgtggttataaaaaaaaagtgcctttgcTTTTTTTGGCCCAGATTATGGAATTAATTCCAATAATTGTGCATACGGTAGAATTCTTCTCtatgtgctttcatttttatatatattggcTTTGTTGAGATACAATtaacataccatacaattcactctTCTAAATTATAtgactcagtggtttttagtatatttaccgAGTTATATAATGACCACCACTGTGTaaattgagaacattttcattattccaCACTTTTATAGTCACTCCCTAttcttccctcccctcagccACTGAAAACCACTAATCTACCTACTGACTAGATAGagttgcctgttctggacatttcatgtaaatatcATCAGATAGTATATgctctttcatgtctggcttcctTCGTTTAACAAAATGCTTTCATCGTTCACCCTCCCCGGAGCATGTCTCAGAACTTTGTGtctttttacagctgagtaaatGCCATTGTTTGGATATACCtcactttatttatccattcaccggttgatgaatatttgggttgtATCCACTCTTTggttataaataatactgctatgtaTATTTGGGTGAAAGTTTTCATGTGGACATAGGTTTAAATTCTTcagaggaactgccaaactgttttccaaagtggcttcatcattttgcattcttaccaacaaTGCATGGGGGcgccaatttctccacatcctcagccaACGCTTGTTATTGTCTGACTTCTTCATTCGAGCTTTTCAAGTGGTGCAAAGTAgtaaatagtttaattttttgatatatatgtatttgccCGTAGAGTTATAAGGATATAAAAGCCTGTTTTAACCAGCAAACAGCTACAAAATATTTGTGTCATTGTTGCTATGCAGTTAAGATATTAGGCAAGATtcttcactgtaaaaaaaaatacatataagaaaaaagaaactctctGATAAATATAGAAAACGAATTTTTTGGAAGAGTATCTGATGGCCCATAGAATCAAAAAGAGATATGGAGAACATGGCTCAGAAGATAGACAGGACCCATGAGGGGATTTCCCAGAGGAAATCTGGTACCCTACCTCCCTGCCACTATGCTCTCAGCAGCCACTGCTGTAGAAAGTAACTTTAAACTTTTGCCTCTTATGCCGCTTACCCCAGACTCAAAATTCTGAAAGGAAACATTTagttgaaagaaaacaaataggtcATTTGCCCATTGTCAAGAGGAATTACCTCCCTCCCTTTGGCATCCATGGTCAAATCAGAGCCAAAATTCCCATCACAGGTAATATGGTGCCCCAACACACAATATGGCGCCAGGCATACCATAATAGTTGAGTAAATGTAGTTCtgttcctctgcctttccctgtgATGTCTGTGTCTGTTTGGGGCCGTGCTCACTAATAACTACTAAACCCTGGCCCACACTATTCAAAAGACTTGATAGGTCCCAAAGACTCCATTAAGCCTCAGGAGAGCTTAGCTGATTCCAGGAGGCAGTACCCTTTCCAGGCTCTTGTTTGTTTGGGGGTCAGTGTTTCTTAATCCTAccacacattagaatcacctgtggagcttttaagaatattaatgCCTGGTCCCTAtactcaaacattttttttaaacttaaactcaattgattaacatatagcgtattattagtttcagaggtagagttcagtgattcatcagtcttatataacacccagtgctcagtacatcctgtgccctccttaatgcacatcacccagttaccccatcccccctccctccctcccctccagcaaccctcagtttttttcctatgattaagagtccttagggtttgtctccctctctgattttgtcctattttatatttctttccctaaccttctcctatgttcacctgttttgtttcttaaatttcacatatgagtgacatcatctgatatttgtctttctctgactggcttatttcatcagcataataccctctagttccatccatgtcctcacaaatggcaagatttcattctttttgatggttgagttatatcccattgtatgtatacaccacatcttctttatctgttcatctgttggtggacaactgggctcttttcatagtttggctactggagacattgctgctataaacattggggtgcatgtgcctcctcagataactacatttgtatctttggggtaaatacctactagtgcaattgctgggttttttgaggaactttttgaggaacctccatactgttttccaaagtggctgcaccagcttgcgttcccaccaacagtctaagagagttcccctttctctgcatccttgccaacatctgtcatttcctgacttgttaattttagccattctgaccagggcgaggtgatatctcattgtggttttgatttgtatttccctgatttcAAGTGATGTcaagcactttttcatgtgtctgttggccatttctatgtcttctttggagaatgtcttttcatgtcttcttcccatttcttggttggattatttcttctttgggtgctgagtttgatacgttttttatagattctggatactagccctttatctgataagacatttgctaatatcttctaccattcagtTGGTTGTCtctggttttgtcaactgtttcctttgctgggcaaaaGACTTTTATCtcgatgaggtcccaatagttcatttttccatttgtttcccttgcctttggagacatatctagcaagaagttgctgtggctgaggtcataGCAGttgctgcctttgttctcctctaggaatttgatggattcctgcctcacggttaggtctttcatccattttgagtctatttttgtgtatggtggaatgaaatggtccagtttcattcttctgcatgtggctgtccaattctcccaacaccattggttaaagagactgtctttttctccattggctattctttcctgctttgttgaagattagttggccatagagttgagggtccatttctgggttctctattcagttccattgagctatgtgtctgtttttgtgccagttctatattgtcttgatgattatagctttgtaatagagcttgaagtctggcattgggACATcaccagctttgattttctttctcaacattcatttggttattcagggtcttttctggttccatacaaattttaggattatttgttccagctatGTGAAAAAacttgatggtattttgataggaattgcattgaatgtatagattccTCTGggaagcacagacattttaacaatatttttcttccaatccatgagcatggaacatttttccatttctttgtgtcttcctcaatttctttttttttaagattttatttatttgacagagatagagacagccagcgagagagggaacacaggcagcaggagtaggagaggaagaagcaggctcctagcggaagggcctgatgtggggctcgatcccataacgccaggatcacgccctgagccgaaggcagacacttaaccgctgtgccacccaggcgcccctttcatgagtgttctatagttttctgagtacagatcctttgcctctttggttagatttattcctgggtatcttatgtttttggtgcaattgtaaatgggattgactctttaatttctctttcttctgtctcattgtttatgtatacaaatgcaactgatttctgtgcattgatgttaaatcctgccactttgctacattcctgtatgagttctagcaatttggggtggagtcttttgggttttccagagAGTATCATTTTGTCTGCAAAAGTGAGagttttgacttcttctttgccgattcagatgcctttcatttctttttgttgtctgattgctgaggataGGATTATGTTAAACAACAGTGATGAAAGTGGACAACCCTGTCATGTTCCTAAcattaggggaaaagctctcagtttttccccattgagagtggTATTCACTGTGGGCTGttcgtatatggcttttatgatattgaagtatgttcccacTATccttacactgtgaagagttttaatcaagaaaggatgctgtactttgtcaaatactttttctgcatctattgagaggatcatatggttcttttcctttcttttattaatgtagtgtatcacgttgattgatttatggatgATGAGCCACCCTTGaggcccaggaataaatcccacttggttgtggtgaataatacttttaatgtactgttggaacCTATTGGTTAGTATCTTggtgaggattttggcatccatgttcatcagggatattggtctgtaattctcctttttagtggggtctttgtctggttttgggatcaaggtaatgctggcctcatagaaagagtttggaagttttccttccatttctattttttgaaatagcttcagaaaaataggtattagttctttaaatgtttggttgacTTCCCCTGGGAAGTCATCGGCCCTGGgctcttatttgttgggagatttttgattactgcttcgatttccttactggttatgggtctgttcaggttttctatttcttcctgtttcagttttggtagtttatacatctctaggaatgcatccatttcttccagattgcctaatttgttggcataaggTAGCTCATAACatgttcttataattatttgtatttccttggtcttggttgtgatctctcttctttcattcataattttattaatttgtgttctctctctctctttctctccctctcctctccctcttttttgaTAAGTGGCTGGGGTTTAtagatcttattaattctttgaaaaaaaacagCTCATAGTTTCACTGAtatgttctactgttcttttggtttctatttattgatttctgctctaatctttattatttctcatctccggcttggtttaggctttgttttttgttctctCTCAGCTCCTTGAGGTGGTTGGTTAGGTTGTacatttgagacttttcttgtttcttgacaAAGGCcttattgctatgtacttccctcttaggactgcctttgctacaTCTCAATGGTTctaacagttgtgttttcattttcatttgcttccatgaattttttaaattgttctttaatttcctgattgacccattcTTTCTTTAGTAGGATACTCTTTAACCTCCAAgcatttgagttccttccaaatttcctcttgtgattgagttcaagtttcaaaacattgtggtctgaaactttgcagggaatgatcccaatcttttggtaccagttgagacctgatttgtgacccagtatgtgatctcttctggagaatgttccatgtgcactcaaaaagaatgtgtattctgttgctttaggatggaatgctctgtatatttctgtgaagtccatctggtccagtgtgtcattcaaagcccttgtttccttgtttatcttctgcttagatgatctgctCATTGCAgtgaatggggtgttaaagtcccctactatttattattgtactattatcaatgtatttctttaattttgttattaattggtttacaTAATTGGCTACTCCCACGTTAGAgggataaatatttataattgttagatcttcttgttggatagatgccttaattatgatatagtgtccctctttaTACCTTACTACAGTCTCCGGTTTAAAATCTATTtggtctgatataaggattgctacccagCTTTCCTTAGAATGGCCCTTACCATGATAAATCGTTCTCCCCCCACCcattttcaatctggaggtgtctttgggtctaaaatgagtctcttgcagacagcatatggatgggtcttgctcttttattcaatctgataccctgtgtcttttgattgtgGCATTtggcccatttacattcagagtaactattgaaagatacaaatttagtgccattatattacctgtaaagtcactgtttatGTATACTGTCTCTGTTCCtgtctggtctatgttacttttgggctctctcttcacttaa
This genomic window from Ursus arctos isolate Adak ecotype North America unplaced genomic scaffold, UrsArc2.0 scaffold_6, whole genome shotgun sequence contains:
- the LOC113252716 gene encoding pyridine nucleotide-disulfide oxidoreductase domain-containing protein 1-like isoform X2; translation: MGSALGPDWHEGLNLKGAKEFSRKIHIETVCEVKKIFLQEEFRISKKKSLPFPRDHSDQSVTTDKEVWPVYVELTNEKIYGCDFIVSATGVTPNTEPFLCGNNFALGEDGGLKVDAHMHTSLPDVYAAGDVCTASWRPSPVWQQMRLWTQARQMGWYAAKCMAAASLGESIDMDFSFELFAHVTKFFNYKVVLLGKYNAQGLGSDHELMLRCTKGQEYVKVVMQNGRMMGAVLIGETDLEETFENLILNQTDLSSYGEDLLDPNIDLEDYFD
- the LOC113252716 gene encoding pyridine nucleotide-disulfide oxidoreductase domain-containing protein 1-like isoform X1, with the translated sequence MEAARPPSTMGKFVVVGGGIAGVTCAEQLAIQFPSEDILLVTASPVIKAVTNFKQVSKVLEEFDVEEQSKTMLENRLPNIKIIESGVKQLKSKEHCVVTGDGSQLVYEKLCLCAGAAPKLVCEGNPYVLGIRDTDSAQEFQKQLTKAKRIVIIGNGGIALELVYEIEGCEVIWAIKDKAIGNTFFDAGAAEFLTSKLIAEKPEARIAHKRTKYTTEGRKKETQTKTGAGNMGSALGPDWHEGLNLKGAKEFSRKIHIETVCEVKKIFLQEEFRISKKKSLPFPRDHSDQSVTTDKEVWPVYVELTNEKIYGCDFIVSATGVTPNTEPFLCGNNFALGEDGGLKVDAHMHTSLPDVYAAGDVCTASWRPSPVWQQMRLWTQARQMGWYAAKCMAAASLGESIDMDFSFELFAHVTKFFNYKVVLLGKYNAQGLGSDHELMLRCTKGQEYVKVVMQNGRMMGAVLIGETDLEETFENLILNQTDLSSYGEDLLDPNIDLEDYFD